A single genomic interval of Methylophilales bacterium MBRSF5 harbors:
- a CDS encoding chemotaxis protein CheY: MKKPNILIVEDEESILEMIALNLHHNNFQPLRAINAEIAESFLKKNEVDLILLDWMLPGIDGIDFLRRIRTNSNTKDIPVMMLTAKNEEANKIEGFDVGADDYLAKPFSQKELIARIKAILRRKNPESIAEQIKHGNLQVNPNSHEVFHQSKFIKLGPTEFKLLYLLCMNKNRVLSREIIVDKIWNNESEIDARTIDVHVKRLRSTLKSHGIENSIETIRGAGYKLSDEINFE; encoded by the coding sequence ATGAAAAAACCAAATATATTAATTGTTGAGGATGAAGAATCTATACTAGAGATGATAGCTTTAAATCTTCATCATAATAATTTTCAACCACTAAGGGCGATCAATGCTGAGATTGCTGAAAGTTTTTTAAAAAAAAATGAGGTTGATCTTATTTTGCTAGATTGGATGCTTCCCGGCATCGATGGTATTGATTTCCTTAGGCGTATTCGAACGAACTCTAACACCAAAGATATACCTGTAATGATGCTCACCGCTAAAAATGAAGAAGCGAATAAAATTGAAGGTTTTGATGTTGGTGCTGATGACTACTTAGCAAAACCATTTAGTCAAAAAGAGTTAATTGCGAGAATAAAGGCGATACTCAGGAGAAAGAATCCAGAATCTATTGCTGAACAAATTAAACATGGAAATCTTCAAGTTAATCCTAATAGTCATGAAGTATTTCATCAATCGAAATTTATAAAACTTGGACCCACAGAGTTTAAATTATTATATTTGTTATGTATGAATAAAAATCGTGTCCTCTCACGTGAAATTATTGTAGATAAGATTTGGAATAACGAATCTGAAATTGATGCACGAACAATCGATGTGCATGTTAAAAGATTAAGATCCACATTAAAATCGCATGGTATTGAAAATAGTATTGAAACCATCAGGGGTGCTGGTTACAAGTTATCGGATGAAATAAATTTTGAATAA